The Hymenobacter baengnokdamensis genome includes a region encoding these proteins:
- a CDS encoding M36 family metallopeptidase yields MTLFSTPSGRRALVLATALALPGLAAAQQPAPTAALSAFAAKGKAQGLTAADVASPIITSSYFDASTGLTHTYLQQQVNGLAVFGATGAIHTDNTGKVVFSTQDFVKGAAVIAPSATPALTPDQAVAAAALGLGLPRPVALRTVTDARAADGVVFNNGGISENDIPVRLMYTRVDDKLVLVWNVTIAQLDQQHHWNARVDAQTGRLVEQNDYTVSEQTTFNQFRLNAQRKKQQALAFGMAQAPTAPLSVSSTSAASSLTAIPFPLESPNQGARTAIPLAPVGSTYSPIGWHVAQAPTGTFADSYSFLSTGRYITRGNNVAAYDDNSNTTSGPGAANYALATSAPDGGPTLSFDFPFVQSTGARQNLDAATTNLFYVNNMMHDVMMAHGFDEVSGNFQYKNLTGQGAGLDPVRAESQDGSGRNNANFSTPNDGSSGTMQMYLWDNQKNVLTITGTGTGASGVVGTYPFSTVAFGPSLTKKPLNGKLVLVNDGVSADGGDHGCKTYVNAAAVSGNIAFIQRGGCPQLQLTPKMTNAFATKVKLAQANGATGVIVFDSLATTNQVSFGGTDTVGIRIPAVFISGADGFKLRAAMLGGATLNGSAVTVVNADWDGSFDNGIMSHEYGHGISNRLTGGPANSSCLIANVGTSAAPVYTQQMGEGWSDFFALWMTTKPGDDGSANRYMGTYVEGQTSAVGPGIRTQPYTTKFSSSSLTYGLVSSTGKFGTSYQESHSLGEIWAAVLWDLNWQFIYKYGYNTDIYGTTGGNNKALKLVLDGCKIQVCNPGFLDGRDAILRADSLTNRAANSALIWNVFARRGMGYSAVTGDRVNGTVRFTNVKEAFDLPPNVKLVALASKNTTGVGPALEAYPNPAQDRLTVRTQLNSAAPIQVAVIDLLGKTVLQASVAAAQMQQSGVELNTSRLATGLYVIRVTTTEGNFTTKVTIQH; encoded by the coding sequence ATGACATTGTTCTCTACTCCTTCCGGGCGCCGGGCACTGGTCCTGGCAACGGCATTGGCCCTGCCGGGCCTGGCCGCTGCCCAGCAGCCGGCCCCTACCGCCGCGCTATCGGCTTTTGCTGCCAAAGGCAAAGCGCAGGGCCTGACAGCGGCTGATGTAGCCAGCCCCATCATCACCAGCTCATACTTTGACGCCAGCACCGGCCTCACCCACACCTACTTGCAGCAGCAGGTGAATGGCCTGGCCGTGTTTGGAGCCACGGGGGCCATTCACACCGATAATACGGGTAAGGTTGTGTTCTCGACGCAGGACTTTGTAAAGGGCGCGGCGGTAATTGCGCCCTCGGCCACGCCGGCGCTCACACCCGACCAAGCGGTAGCGGCGGCAGCCCTGGGCCTGGGCCTGCCCCGGCCGGTAGCCCTGCGCACCGTAACGGACGCCCGCGCCGCCGACGGAGTAGTATTTAACAATGGTGGTATTTCGGAGAACGATATTCCGGTACGCCTGATGTATACGCGAGTTGATGACAAGCTCGTGCTCGTGTGGAACGTAACCATCGCGCAGCTCGACCAGCAGCACCACTGGAATGCCCGGGTGGACGCCCAAACCGGCCGCCTGGTGGAGCAGAACGACTACACGGTCAGTGAGCAAACCACGTTTAACCAGTTTCGGCTGAATGCTCAGCGTAAGAAGCAGCAGGCGCTGGCCTTCGGCATGGCCCAGGCGCCCACCGCGCCCCTGAGCGTGAGCAGCACCAGTGCAGCCAGTAGCCTGACTGCTATTCCGTTTCCGCTGGAAAGCCCTAACCAGGGGGCCCGCACAGCCATTCCACTGGCGCCGGTAGGCTCTACCTACTCGCCCATTGGCTGGCACGTGGCGCAGGCACCAACCGGCACCTTTGCCGACTCCTACTCGTTTCTGTCGACTGGCCGGTACATCACGCGGGGCAACAACGTAGCGGCTTATGACGACAACAGCAACACAACCAGTGGCCCCGGCGCGGCCAACTACGCCCTGGCGACTTCGGCCCCCGATGGCGGCCCCACGCTGAGCTTCGACTTCCCGTTTGTGCAGTCGACAGGGGCCCGCCAAAACCTGGACGCCGCCACTACTAACCTGTTTTACGTGAACAACATGATGCACGACGTCATGATGGCTCACGGGTTTGACGAGGTATCGGGCAACTTTCAGTATAAGAACCTGACTGGCCAGGGCGCTGGCCTCGACCCCGTGCGAGCGGAGTCGCAGGACGGTAGCGGCCGCAACAACGCCAACTTCTCGACGCCGAACGATGGTAGCAGCGGCACCATGCAGATGTACCTCTGGGACAACCAGAAGAACGTACTTACCATCACTGGCACGGGTACCGGGGCCTCGGGAGTAGTAGGCACCTACCCATTCTCTACCGTTGCTTTCGGCCCTTCACTGACTAAAAAGCCGCTTAACGGCAAGCTGGTGCTCGTAAATGACGGCGTATCGGCCGACGGCGGCGACCACGGCTGCAAAACGTATGTTAACGCGGCTGCCGTCAGTGGCAACATTGCGTTCATTCAGCGGGGTGGCTGCCCGCAACTGCAGCTTACCCCCAAAATGACCAACGCCTTCGCCACCAAAGTGAAGCTGGCGCAGGCTAACGGGGCCACCGGCGTTATCGTATTCGACTCGCTGGCCACTACCAACCAGGTTAGCTTTGGCGGTACCGACACGGTTGGTATCCGCATTCCGGCTGTCTTCATTAGCGGCGCCGATGGCTTTAAGCTGCGGGCTGCCATGCTTGGGGGCGCTACCCTCAACGGCTCGGCCGTAACCGTAGTAAATGCTGACTGGGACGGCTCGTTTGATAATGGTATTATGTCGCACGAATACGGCCACGGTATCAGTAACCGCCTCACGGGCGGCCCGGCCAACTCCAGCTGTCTCATTGCCAACGTAGGTACTTCGGCGGCCCCCGTCTACACCCAGCAGATGGGCGAAGGCTGGAGCGACTTCTTTGCTCTCTGGATGACCACCAAGCCCGGCGATGATGGCAGCGCCAACCGCTACATGGGCACCTATGTAGAAGGACAGACCAGCGCCGTCGGCCCGGGCATTCGTACCCAGCCCTACACCACTAAGTTCAGCAGTTCGTCGCTTACCTACGGGCTGGTTTCAAGCACCGGCAAGTTTGGCACCAGCTACCAGGAGTCGCACAGCCTGGGCGAAATCTGGGCCGCCGTGCTCTGGGACCTCAACTGGCAGTTTATTTATAAGTATGGCTACAATACTGACATTTATGGCACTACGGGCGGCAACAACAAAGCGCTGAAGCTGGTGCTCGACGGCTGCAAAATTCAGGTCTGCAACCCAGGCTTCCTTGACGGCCGCGACGCTATTCTGCGGGCCGACTCGCTCACCAACCGTGCGGCCAACTCGGCCCTCATCTGGAACGTGTTTGCCCGCCGGGGTATGGGCTACAGCGCCGTAACCGGCGACCGGGTAAATGGAACGGTGCGCTTCACCAACGTGAAGGAAGCGTTTGACCTGCCGCCCAATGTGAAGCTGGTGGCGCTGGCCAGCAAGAACACCACGGGAGTAGGCCCGGCGCTGGAAGCCTATCCGAACCCGGCCCAGGACCGCCTCACTGTGCGTACGCAGCTCAACAGCGCTGCCCCAATTCAGGTAGCAGTAATTGACCTGCTCGGCAAAACGGTGCTGCAAGCCTCGGTAGCCGCGGCGCAGATGCAGCAGAGCGGCGTAGAGCTGAATACCAGCCGCCTGGCCACCGGCCTCTACGTAATTCGCGTTACGACCACTGAAGGCAACTTCACCACCAAAGTGACCATTCAGCACTAA
- a CDS encoding RNA methyltransferase — protein MRKLTMQELNRLPVADFKATPKSPVVLVLDNVRSLHNVGAVFRTADAFALEKIYLCGVTGQPPHREITKTALGSTESVAWEHTATTLQAVQELKAAGYQLVAVEQTTGSVVLPQFRPRPGQPLALVLGNEVFGVADEILALCDISVEVPQLGTKHSLNVSVAAGVVLWDILTKLDVFGPYGQE, from the coding sequence ATGCGCAAACTCACCATGCAGGAGCTGAACCGCCTGCCCGTGGCCGATTTCAAAGCTACTCCCAAAAGCCCGGTCGTACTGGTGCTCGACAACGTGCGCTCGCTGCACAACGTGGGAGCCGTTTTTCGGACGGCCGATGCCTTCGCCCTCGAAAAAATTTACCTCTGCGGCGTTACGGGCCAGCCCCCGCACCGCGAAATCACCAAAACTGCCTTGGGCAGTACCGAGTCGGTAGCCTGGGAGCATACTGCCACTACCCTGCAAGCCGTGCAGGAGCTGAAAGCCGCCGGCTACCAGCTGGTAGCGGTGGAGCAAACTACCGGCTCCGTAGTGCTGCCGCAGTTTCGGCCGCGGCCTGGCCAGCCGCTGGCCCTGGTGCTGGGCAATGAGGTTTTCGGAGTAGCTGATGAAATATTAGCCTTATGCGATATTTCGGTTGAAGTACCGCAGCTGGGTACCAAGCATTCGCTTAATGTGAGCGTGGCCGCGGGCGTGGTACTTTGGGATATATTAACCAAGCTAGACGTATTCGGACCGTACGGGCAGGAATAA